The following coding sequences lie in one Pontibacter sp. G13 genomic window:
- a CDS encoding PadR family transcriptional regulator, with the protein MYSKELLKGSLRTIILRLLEEEGRMYGYEITRHVAELSDGEIKLTEGALYPTLHKLESEGLLTTEKVSIGKRVRKYYQLTDLGTETAQAKMDEFIQYMRTMQRVLKFRLDASEFSA; encoded by the coding sequence ATGTATTCAAAAGAACTCTTGAAAGGAAGTCTTCGGACCATCATCCTCCGCCTGCTGGAGGAAGAAGGCCGGATGTACGGATATGAGATTACTCGCCACGTAGCGGAGCTTTCTGACGGTGAAATCAAACTGACAGAAGGTGCTTTGTATCCCACCCTGCACAAATTGGAGTCTGAGGGGCTTTTGACGACGGAGAAGGTATCCATCGGCAAGCGGGTGCGGAAATATTACCAGCTTACGGATTTGGGAACCGAAACCGCTCAAGCCAAGATGGATGAATTCATTCAATACATGCGGACCATGCAGCGGGTGCTAAAGTTTCGATTGGACGCCTCCGAGTTTTCTGCCTAA
- a CDS encoding M23 family metallopeptidase: MILQDSHIDSILERLRAEGLSFAALEDELLDHVCCLVEEELAEGTSFEVALDDAIHSFGDNGIQHVQKETLIAISYKSRLMKQFAFTVAAAFSLLMVAYLGAEAQQIPSLAPVQGEVSSGFGMRKNPWTKVEQHHRGVDFRADTGTPIYATADGEVLGSGIDEDKPAYGIRILIEHGEQISSFYAHLSGVTVAEGDQVKQGDLIGYVGSTGKSTGPHLHFEIRKDGHPVDPMEFIE, translated from the coding sequence ATGATCTTACAAGATTCCCACATCGACTCCATCTTGGAGCGACTCCGAGCTGAGGGGCTATCCTTTGCGGCTTTGGAGGATGAATTGCTCGACCATGTGTGCTGTTTGGTAGAGGAAGAATTGGCGGAAGGGACCTCATTTGAGGTGGCACTGGATGATGCCATTCACTCCTTTGGCGACAACGGAATCCAGCATGTCCAGAAAGAGACCTTAATAGCCATTTCTTATAAATCTAGACTTATGAAGCAATTTGCCTTCACAGTTGCAGCTGCATTTAGCCTCCTCATGGTGGCCTATTTGGGAGCAGAAGCTCAACAAATCCCTTCGCTCGCGCCCGTCCAAGGGGAGGTTTCCTCCGGTTTCGGCATGCGGAAAAACCCCTGGACCAAAGTAGAACAACACCACCGGGGAGTAGATTTCAGAGCGGATACAGGAACGCCCATCTACGCAACAGCCGATGGGGAAGTCCTCGGTTCAGGCATAGATGAGGATAAGCCCGCCTATGGGATCAGGATTCTGATCGAGCATGGTGAACAGATTTCCTCGTTTTATGCGCACCTATCTGGAGTCACAGTCGCGGAGGGAGATCAAGTCAAGCAGGGGGATCTCATTGGATATGTCGGCAGCACCGGCAAATCCACAGGGCCACACCTCCACTTCGAAATCCGTAAAGACGGGCATCCTGTCGACCCTATGGAATTCATTGAGTAA
- the hppD gene encoding 4-hydroxyphenylpyruvate dioxygenase, whose amino-acid sequence MQDFLPLQGIDHIEFYVGNAKQAAHYYKTAFGFQSFAYAGPETGVRDRASYVLKQDKITLILTTPLRPTSEIAAHIHMHGDGVKVVAFTVKDARKSYEETIKRGAESHMEPTVISDDHGEIVMAGIKTYGETVHLFIEREAYNGVFAPGYQKWESAYNPTTTGIRYVDHMVGNVGWYQMNKWCKFYEEVLGFTQMISFDDKDISTEYTALMSKVMSNGTGKVKFPINEPAFGKKKSQIEEYLDFYQGEGVQHIAVGTGNIIETVKEMISRGVEFLHVPTNYYDELPSRVGEIDEEISELKELGILVDRDDDGYLLQIFSKPVEDRPTLFFEIIQRKGARSFGKGNFKALFEAIEREQEMRGNL is encoded by the coding sequence ATGCAAGATTTCTTACCACTTCAGGGAATCGACCACATCGAATTCTATGTAGGAAATGCCAAACAGGCGGCTCACTACTACAAGACGGCTTTTGGTTTTCAGTCCTTTGCGTATGCCGGGCCTGAAACTGGCGTTCGTGATCGTGCATCCTACGTCCTCAAGCAGGACAAGATCACCTTGATCCTCACCACTCCATTGCGCCCCACCAGCGAGATCGCAGCACACATCCACATGCATGGGGATGGGGTGAAGGTTGTGGCATTCACCGTCAAAGATGCCCGCAAATCCTACGAGGAGACCATCAAGCGAGGCGCAGAATCCCACATGGAGCCTACCGTTATTTCCGACGATCATGGCGAAATCGTCATGGCGGGAATCAAGACCTATGGCGAAACTGTGCACTTGTTCATTGAGCGTGAAGCCTACAATGGCGTTTTCGCTCCCGGATACCAGAAGTGGGAATCTGCCTACAACCCTACCACCACCGGCATTCGCTACGTCGATCACATGGTCGGCAACGTAGGGTGGTACCAGATGAACAAATGGTGCAAATTCTACGAAGAGGTTCTCGGCTTTACCCAGATGATCTCTTTCGATGACAAAGACATCTCTACCGAGTACACCGCCCTCATGTCCAAGGTGATGAGCAACGGTACTGGCAAAGTGAAGTTCCCTATCAACGAGCCTGCTTTCGGTAAGAAGAAATCCCAGATTGAGGAATACCTCGATTTCTACCAAGGCGAAGGCGTACAACACATCGCAGTTGGCACTGGAAACATCATCGAAACCGTCAAGGAGATGATCAGCCGTGGGGTTGAATTCCTGCACGTACCGACCAACTACTACGACGAGCTCCCAAGCCGCGTAGGAGAGATCGATGAGGAAATCAGTGAATTGAAGGAGTTGGGCATCTTGGTGGACCGCGACGACGACGGATATCTCCTACAGATCTTCTCCAAGCCAGTGGAGGATCGCCCAACCTTGTTCTTCGAGATCATCCAGCGCAAAGGCGCGCGCAGCTTCGGCAAAGGAAACTTCAAGGCCTTGTTTGAAGCTATCGAGCGTGAGCAGGAAATGCGTGGAAACCTCTAA
- a CDS encoding Rpn family recombination-promoting nuclease/putative transposase, which yields MNPDEQYLNLKSDFGFKYIFSRPENKELLIHFLNAILHGKTEVLDLTYQSQEIPGPDSNSRKAIVDLRCISDRGEHIIIEIQRIRQRNFLDRSIFYVASLIQHLAETGRGWNYGAPTIYLIGMLDYQLDDYDSGDQPEYHHFMIINLRRNALNYRKINLVFVELPKLNKGLAELQTTYDHWGYLFGNLHRMRSIPSKWKGTIYEQVMKQSQLSKLSEQDYNAYIDSLKEQWDWDYLMNDNVERAKEEGFEAGIEKGIEKGIEKGIETGIEKGKALGIKEGQAQGIKKGLHRGAHLQLKKTIDAGIASGLEDELIANLAGCTTILVSRYRRYRARLTQ from the coding sequence ATGAATCCCGATGAACAGTACTTGAACTTGAAGAGCGACTTCGGCTTCAAGTACATTTTTAGCCGCCCTGAAAACAAGGAGTTGTTGATTCACTTTCTCAATGCGATCCTTCATGGCAAAACCGAAGTATTGGACCTAACCTATCAGTCTCAGGAGATTCCGGGCCCTGATTCCAACTCTCGGAAAGCGATTGTGGACCTCCGCTGCATCAGTGACCGGGGAGAGCATATTATCATTGAGATTCAGCGGATTCGGCAGCGAAACTTTTTGGACCGGAGTATCTTCTATGTCGCGAGCCTGATCCAGCATTTGGCCGAAACCGGTCGAGGCTGGAATTATGGAGCCCCGACGATCTATCTGATTGGCATGCTGGATTACCAACTGGATGATTATGATAGTGGCGATCAGCCTGAATACCATCATTTTATGATTATTAATTTAAGGCGGAATGCGTTAAATTACCGTAAGATCAATCTGGTCTTTGTAGAGCTTCCCAAACTCAATAAAGGTCTGGCGGAGTTGCAAACAACCTATGACCATTGGGGGTATTTATTTGGAAACCTCCATCGGATGCGGTCGATCCCATCAAAATGGAAAGGAACCATTTATGAACAAGTGATGAAGCAATCCCAACTTTCCAAGCTCAGCGAACAGGATTACAATGCCTATATCGACAGTCTCAAAGAACAATGGGACTGGGATTACCTGATGAATGACAATGTGGAGCGGGCCAAGGAAGAGGGCTTTGAAGCAGGAATTGAGAAGGGTATCGAAAAGGGAATCGAGAAGGGAATCGAAACAGGAATCGAGAAAGGAAAGGCACTAGGGATCAAAGAGGGACAAGCTCAGGGGATTAAAAAAGGTCTCCATCGAGGAGCACACCTTCAGCTCAAAAAAACCATTGATGCTGGAATTGCATCGGGATTGGAAGATGAATTGATCGCCAATCTCGCGGGATGCACAACCATACTGGTCTCAAGATATCGAAGATACCGGGCAAGGTTGACTCAATAA
- a CDS encoding histone deacetylase, which translates to MLHVFHSDRYVPTLPDGHRFPINKYQLIREQLLYEGTLAPEQLTETQPIDPRHILAVHTEEYWQTASTLTLAPRAVRKLGFPQSETLVDRSRRSLQGTLSALEAAMEHGIGMNIAGGTHHAYPGHGEGFCLLNDLAVSAQFALDHGWAQRVLIVDLDVHQGNGTAVVFQQDPRVFTFSMHGADNYPLRKERSDLDVDLPTGTSDLEYLGILKQHLPALISQHEPDVVLYQSGVDILQGDRLGKLAVSHRGCRERDEWVLGLCQDHEIPVAVSMGGGYGHRLVDTVEAHANTFRVAVDLFD; encoded by the coding sequence ATGCTACACGTGTTCCATTCAGATCGGTACGTACCCACACTGCCCGATGGCCATCGATTCCCCATCAACAAGTACCAATTGATTCGGGAGCAGCTTTTGTATGAAGGCACACTGGCGCCCGAACAATTGACTGAAACACAGCCCATCGATCCCCGGCATATCCTCGCAGTCCATACGGAAGAGTATTGGCAAACGGCAAGCACATTGACCTTGGCTCCCCGAGCGGTTCGGAAACTGGGATTCCCACAGTCAGAAACCTTGGTCGATCGTTCTCGACGGTCGCTACAGGGGACCTTGAGCGCTTTGGAAGCCGCCATGGAACACGGGATCGGGATGAATATCGCCGGAGGGACACACCATGCCTACCCTGGCCACGGAGAGGGATTTTGCCTGCTCAACGATCTGGCTGTCTCCGCTCAATTTGCCTTGGATCATGGCTGGGCACAGCGGGTATTGATCGTGGACTTGGATGTACATCAGGGCAACGGCACGGCTGTCGTATTCCAGCAAGATCCCCGTGTTTTCACCTTTAGCATGCATGGCGCAGACAACTATCCTCTCCGGAAAGAACGTTCAGATCTGGACGTTGACTTGCCCACCGGAACCTCAGATCTCGAGTATCTCGGTATCCTCAAGCAACACCTTCCCGCCTTGATTTCGCAGCATGAACCAGACGTGGTTTTGTACCAATCAGGCGTCGATATCCTCCAGGGCGATCGACTCGGCAAATTGGCAGTTTCCCACCGCGGATGTAGGGAACGGGACGAATGGGTGTTGGGACTTTGCCAAGACCACGAAATTCCTGTTGCGGTCAGCATGGGCGGTGGTTATGGTCATCGATTGGTAGATACTGTGGAGGCTCATGCCAATACCTTTCGGGTGGCTGTCGATTTATTTGATTGA